Proteins encoded by one window of Xylella fastidiosa:
- the secE gene encoding preprotein translocase subunit SecE, protein MKTKIEPIKSTVLSGDIFKYFIASLLLVLGVFVWFLFSRAVDFLMLGSWGPQLRGLVVILVFVAAVSVLMTTARGREFRGFLFESRFELRKVVWPTRHEAIRITWVVIVMITILSLLLGGFDFVIQKLTQWFLSR, encoded by the coding sequence ATGAAAACAAAAATCGAACCTATTAAAAGCACCGTTCTTAGCGGAGATATTTTCAAATACTTCATTGCTAGTTTGCTATTGGTGTTAGGGGTGTTTGTATGGTTTTTGTTTAGTAGAGCTGTGGATTTTCTTATGCTAGGTTCTTGGGGTCCACAGTTGCGTGGTTTGGTTGTTATTCTCGTTTTCGTCGCTGCTGTATCGGTGCTTATGACTACAGCAAGGGGCCGTGAATTTCGTGGGTTCTTGTTTGAGTCCCGTTTTGAGTTGCGTAAGGTGGTCTGGCCTACTCGTCACGAGGCTATTCGTATCACTTGGGTTGTAATTGTCATGATTACTATACTAAGTTTGTTGTTGGGTGGCTTTGATTTCGTGATACAGAAGCTCACGCAGTGGTTCCTATCGCGTTGA
- the pth gene encoding aminoacyl-tRNA hydrolase — MLGLRLIVGLGNPGSEYIKTRHNAGFRFVDGLVQREGQCWALESKLFAYVARVFIAGQWVWLLRPVTFMNLSGKSICAGLNFWKIKPEQMLVAHDELDFPPGAVRLKFDGGHGGQNGLRDITKLLGHGRFHRLRVGIGHPGHKDRVVSWVLGCPTCDENIAIDAALERASVVLPLAVAGDFDGAMKKLHTVV; from the coding sequence ATGTTAGGGCTGCGTTTGATAGTTGGGCTCGGCAATCCGGGTAGTGAGTACATCAAAACCAGGCACAATGCTGGGTTTCGCTTTGTCGATGGTTTAGTTCAGCGTGAGGGGCAGTGCTGGGCGTTGGAGTCTAAGTTGTTTGCTTACGTTGCTCGTGTGTTTATCGCTGGGCAATGGGTATGGTTACTACGCCCAGTCACTTTTATGAATTTGAGCGGCAAGTCGATTTGTGCCGGTTTGAATTTTTGGAAAATTAAACCGGAGCAAATGTTGGTTGCTCACGATGAGTTGGATTTTCCACCAGGGGCTGTGCGCTTGAAGTTTGATGGTGGTCATGGTGGTCAGAATGGGTTGCGTGATATTACCAAGTTGCTTGGTCACGGACGTTTTCATCGTCTGCGTGTAGGTATTGGTCATCCTGGCCATAAAGACCGTGTGGTGAGTTGGGTGCTAGGTTGTCCAACGTGCGATGAAAATATTGCTATTGATGCTGCTTTGGAACGAGCCAGTGTAGTGTTGCCTTTAGCGGTTGCTGGTGACTTTGATGGGGCGATGAAAAAGCTACATACGGTAGTGTGA
- a CDS encoding 50S ribosomal protein L25/general stress protein Ctc — protein sequence MANHQIKAQRRKDEGKGASRRLRHAGMIPAIIYGGEQRPVSIQLNHEQIWLAQQNEWFYSSILDLNVDGAGAEKVLLRDLQRHPYRQLVMHVDFQRVSSDAKLSVAVPLHFINQATSPAGKVGGVVITHELNEVQVSCLPKDLPEFIEVDLSTLNVGHVIHLSDITFPIGVELSTRLDKEHDMAVVIAKHAVIEDDAPAEEGEGDSK from the coding sequence ATGGCAAATCATCAAATTAAAGCGCAGCGCCGTAAAGACGAGGGGAAGGGTGCGAGCCGCCGCCTGCGTCATGCTGGCATGATTCCAGCCATTATTTATGGCGGTGAGCAGCGTCCAGTGAGTATCCAACTCAATCATGAGCAGATTTGGCTTGCTCAACAGAACGAGTGGTTCTATTCCTCTATTCTCGATCTGAATGTCGATGGGGCGGGGGCCGAGAAGGTTCTGCTGCGTGATTTACAGCGCCATCCTTATCGTCAGTTGGTTATGCATGTTGACTTTCAGCGCGTTAGTTCGGATGCCAAGCTGAGTGTTGCTGTGCCGTTGCATTTCATCAATCAGGCTACTTCACCTGCCGGCAAGGTTGGTGGTGTGGTGATTACCCACGAATTGAATGAGGTGCAGGTATCGTGTTTACCGAAAGATTTGCCCGAGTTCATTGAGGTTGATTTGTCCACCTTGAATGTCGGTCACGTAATTCACCTGTCTGATATTACGTTCCCAATCGGTGTTGAGTTGTCGACTCGGTTGGATAAGGAGCACGATATGGCCGTAGTCATTGCTAAGCATGCAGTGATTGAGGATGACGCTCCTGCAGAAGAAGGGGAGGGTGACTCCAAGTAA